In Cicer arietinum cultivar CDC Frontier isolate Library 1 chromosome 7, Cicar.CDCFrontier_v2.0, whole genome shotgun sequence, a single window of DNA contains:
- the LOC101489348 gene encoding solanesyl diphosphate synthase 3, chloroplastic/mitochondrial-like has protein sequence MLFSRISRNLRGSFNGCRWFLSIRDHNHRFLISHSSTDSTEQVMRRLIFSKGMPALYSSRYQIHHHSSSLVEDELDPFSLVADELSLIGNKLREMVVAEVPKLASAAEYFFKMGVEGKRFRPTVLLLMSTALNLPITNAPPPFELGGTTTTDLRSRQQRIAEITEMIHVASLLHDDVLDDADTRRGIGSLNFVMGNKLAVLAGDFLLSRACVTLASLKNTEVVSLLAKVVEHLVTGETMQMTTTSDQRCSMEYYMEKTYYKTASLISNSCKAIAILAGQTAEVAMFAFEYGKNLGLAFQLIDDVLDFTGTSASLGKGSLSDIRHGIITAPILFAMEEFPQLREIVEEGFENPDNVNIALEYLGKSRGLQKTKELAVKHANLAAEAIDSLPESDDEEVRKSRKALVDLTHIVITRTK, from the exons ATGCTATTTTCTCGAATATCAAGAAACCTCAGAGGTAGCTTCAATGGATGTCGATGGTTTCTGTCTATTAGAGATCACAACCACCGCTTTCTGATCTCTCACTCATCTACAGACTCTACTGAACAG GTTATGAgaagattaattttttcaaaggGCATGCCAGCATTGTATAGTAGTAGATATCAAATTCATCACCACAGCAGCTCCCTAGTTGAG GATGAACTTGATCCATTTTCATTGGTTGCTGATGAACTATCACTTATTGGTAACAAGTTGCGAGAAATGGTTGTGGCTGAG GTTCCTAAGCTTGCCTCAGCTGCTGAGTACTTCTTCAAAATGGGGGTAGAAGGAAAAAGATTTCGGCCTACA GTTTTGTTGTTAATGTCAACAGCATTAAATCTACCAATAACCAATGCACCTCCTCCTTTTGAACTAGGAGGTACTACGACAACTGACCTACGTTCAAGACAACAACGCATAGCTGAAATAACAGAGATGATCCAT GTGGCAAGCCTTCTTCACGATGATGTATTAGATGATGCAGATACAAGACGTGGTATTGGTTCATTAAATTTTGTAATGGGCAATAAG TTAGCAGTATTGGCTGGAGATTTCTTGCTTTCTCGGGCTTGTGTTACTTTGGCATCTTTAAAGAATACAGAG GTTGTATCTCTGTTGGCAAAAGTGGTAGAGCATCTTGTAACGGGGGAGACCATGCAAATGACTACAACATCTGATCAACGGTGTAG CATGGAATATTATATGGAAAAGACATACTACAAGACTGCATCGTTAATATCAaatagttgcaaagcaatagcCATCCTTGCAGGCCAAACAGCTGAAGTTGCAATGTTTGCTTTTGAGTATGGAAAAAATCTG GGTTTGGCATTTCAATTGATAGATGATGTGCTTGATTTCACAGGCACATCAGCTTCCCTTGGAAAGGGTTCTTTATCAGACATCCGCCAt GGAATTATTACAGCTCCAATATTGTTTGCGATGGAGGAGTTCCCTCAATTGCGAGAAATTGTTGAAGAAGGATTTGAAAACCCCGACAATGTTAATATT GCTTTGGAGTATCTTGGGAAGAGCCGAGGTCTACAAAAGACAAAGGAGCTTGCGGTGAAGCATGCTAACCTTGCAGCAGAAGCAATTGATTCCTTACCTGAGAGTGACGATGAAGAAGTAAGAAAATCAAGGAAAGCCCTTGTAGATCTTACTCATATAGTCATTACAAGAACAAAATGA
- the LOC101489020 gene encoding cytochrome P450 81E8-like: MIPFFHYTLLTIIFLLTLKFLLTKRLKNLPPGPLSIPIIGNIHQLKHPLHRTLQNLSQKYGQVFSLRFGSRLVVVVSSPSVVHECFTKNDIVLANRPPLLAAKHIGYNFTTVTVAPYGDHWRNVRRIISLEILSTHRLNSFYGIRKGEIAKLVQTLGRESVNDFAKVELKSKLTEMTFNTIMRMISGKRYYGEDCDVSDVEEAKGFRDLIKEVISVGGSSNPGEFVGIFRWLDFGDYEKRLKRVGSRFDTFLQGLVDEHRRKKKNGNTMIDHLLKLQESQPEYYTDQIIKGIVLVMLLGGTETSATTLEWAMSALLNHPEILNKAREEIDTNIGLDRLVEESDISNLPYLQNIINETFRLHPAFALLAPHFSSKDCTIGGYNVPQGTILLVNAWAIHRDSKLWNDPTQFKPERFEKEGETDKLIPFGLGRRACPGASLGQRTVGLTLALFIQCFEWKRISEKEIDMTEGKGATTPKLIPLEAMCKARSNVINKLFLKVDENINGIN, translated from the exons atgatCCCATTCTTCCATTACACCCTCCTCACTATTATTTTCCTTCTAACACTAAAATTTCTATTAACAAAAAGACTTAAAAACCTTCCACCAGGTCCATTAAGTATTCCCATAATTGGCAACATTCACCAACTAAAACACCCACTTCACCGCACTCTTCAAAACCTCTCACAAAAATACGGTCAAGTTTTTTCCCTACGGTTCGGTTCTCGTTTAGTCGTCGTCGTTTCATCACCTTCCGTCGTTCACGAATGTTTCACCAAAAACGACATCGTTTTAGCAAACCGTCCACCTCTTCTCGCAGCCAAACACATCGGCTACAATTTCACAACCGTCACGGTGGCTCCTTACGGCGATCACTGGCGCAACGTCCGCCGTATAATCTCCCTCGAGATTCTCTCAACACACCGTTTAAACTCCTTTTACGGAATCAGAAAAGGCGAAATCGCGAAACTCGTGCAAACCCTAGGTCGTGAATCTGTTAACGATTTCGCGAAAGTGGAACTGAAATCGAAGTTAACGGAGATGACATTTAACACGATAATGAGAATGATATCGGGAAAGAGGTATTATGGAGAGGATTGTGATGTGAGTGATGTGGAAGAAGCGAAGGGGTTTAGGGATTTGATTAAAGAGGTTATATCTGTGGGAGGATCGAGTAATCCTGGTGAATTTGTTGGGATTTTTAGGTGGTTAGATTTTGGTGATTATGAGAAGAGGTTGAAGAGGGTTGGTAGTAGATTTGATACGTTTTTGCAGGGACTTGTTGATGAACATCgtagaaagaagaaaaacgGGAACACCATGATTGATCATTTATTGAAGTTGCAAGAATCACAGCCAGAGTATTATACGGATCAAATTATCAAAGGAATTGTTCTG GTTATGCTACTAGGAGGAACAGAAACATCAGCTACAACATTAGAATGGGCAATGTCAGCGTTACTAAATCATCCAGAAATTTTGAACAAGGCAAGAGAGGAAATTGATACCAACATAGGACTAGACCGCTTAGTAGAAGAGTCTGATATTTCAAACCTTCcttatcttcaaaatataatCAACGAGACATTTCGGTTGCATCCAGCGTTTGCATTGTTGGCACCCCATTTTTCATCAAAAGATTGCACCATAGGAGGTTATAATGTCCCACAGGGCACAATTTTGTTGGTTAATGCTTGGGCAATTCATAGAGATTCTAAGCTATGGAATGACCCTACACAATTTAAGCCAGAGAGATTTGAGAAAGAAGGAGAAACTGATAAGCTGATTCCATTTGGATTGGGAAGAAGGGCTTGTCCAGGAGCAAGCTTGGGGCAACGTACAGTAGGTTTAACTTTAGCATTATTTATCCAATGTTTTGAGTGGAAAAGAATAAGTGAGAAAGAAATTGATATGACGGAAGGAAAAGGGGCTACTACACCGAAACTAATTCCCTTAGAGGCCATGTGTAAAGCTCGTTCAAATGTCATCAACAAGCTTTTTCTAAAAGTCGATGAAAACATTAatggaataaattaa